In Miscanthus floridulus cultivar M001 chromosome 5, ASM1932011v1, whole genome shotgun sequence, one genomic interval encodes:
- the LOC136452670 gene encoding putative receptor protein kinase ZmPK1, whose product MEEPYHASRVRPRNMARFLSLFLLPLLTLLPSSHASPQQMLYTGSSSLVEDYKQSFLTSPNADFSCGFYEVGGNAFSFSIWFTNTMEKTVVWSANPKSPVNGRGSMVSLNHGGNLVLTDVNGTVTWDSKTSSGRGTAVALLDTGNLVIRDSNGAVLWESFSSPTDTLLPFQQLTKATRLVSGYYSLYFDNDNVLRLMYDGPDISSIYWPSADYSVFQNGRTNYNSTRVAVLDAEGYFLSSDGLNIKSSDWGIVIKRRLTVDYDGNLRMYSLNASSGNWIISWEAIAKMCDVHGLCGQNGICQSSPRFHCSCPPGHEMIDPHTWNKGCRPQFSKRCNNTEEFEFIKLPRTDFYGFDLTFNQSISLEECRQICLDACSCSAFTYKKGPGFCYTKAVLFNGYSNPSFPGDNYIKLPKNLGISTSLVSRKSHLMCNRNIPEIIEGSASMYGMNSVDKNWTTYYVFAAILGALVLLFTSTSWWFLSSKQNIPKSMEAGYRMVTSQFRMFTHRELREATGKFKEEIGRGGSGIVYRGVLEDKRVVAVKKLTNFSHSEEELWAEMSIIGRINHMNLVRMWGFCSEGQHKLLVYEYVENESLDRYLFGNVSSERLIAWSQRFKIALGTARGLAYLHHECLEWVIHCDVKPENILLTRDFEAKIADFGLAKLSKRGSSSFKLTHMRGTMGYMAPEWALNLPINAKVDVYSYGVVLLEILTGTRISSGITVDGMEIELRQFVQVLKQFLESGDVKDIVDHRLQGHFNPEQAMVMLQVAIACLEERNSRPTMNDLVKELLACADQDDHPAYSW is encoded by the coding sequence ATGGAGGAACCATACCATGCCTCAAGAGTAAGACCCCGAAACATGGCCAGGTTCCTCTCTCTATTCCTTCTTCCCTTGCTCACCCTTCTTCCATCCTCACATGCTTCACCCCAGCAGATGCTATACACTGGTTCATCCTCACTGGTAGAAGACTACAAACAAAGTTTCCTTACCTCACCCAATGCTGATTTCTCCTGTGGCTTCTATGAAGTTGGAGGGAATGCTTTCTCCTTCTCTATCTGGTTCACCAACACCATGGAAAAGACAGTCGTGTGGTCTGCAAACCCCAAGTCCCCGGTGAACGGCCGTGGCTCCATGGTTTCGCTCAACCATGGTGGCAACTTGGTCCTCACTGATGTCAATGGCACCGTGACATGGGACAGCAAGACAAGTTCTGGTAGGGGCACAGCAGTTGCCCTTCTTGATACGGGCAACCTTGTCATCAGAGACTCCAACGGTGCAGTTCTATGGGAaagcttttcttcaccaactgaTACCTTGCTGCCTTTTCAGCAGCTCACCAAAGCAACACGGTTAGTCTCTGGTTACTATAGCCTGTATTTCGACAACGACAATGTGCTGCGCCTCATGTATGATGGACCAGATATATCAAGCATCTATTGGCCAAGTGCAGACTACAGTGTGTTCCAAAATGGGCGAACAAATTACAATAGCACAAGGGTTGCGGTCCTCGACGCTGAAGGTTATTTCCTCTCAAGTGATGGGCTGAACATAAAGTCATCTGATTGGGGTATTGTAATCAAGAGAAGGCTTACAGTTGATTATGATGGAAACCTCAGAATGTACAGCTTGAATGCATCTAGTGGGAACTGGATAATCTCATGGGAGGCCATAGCAAAAATGTGCGACGTGCATGGGTTATGTGGACAAAATGGGATATGCCAGTCCTCGCCCAGATTTCATTGCTCATGTCCACCAGGACATGAGATGATTGATCCACATACTTGGAACAAAGGTTGTCGGCCACAATTCAGCAAAAGGTGCAACAACACAGAAGAGTTTGAGTTCATCAAGCTCCCTCGAACTGACTTTTATGGCTTCGATCTGACCTTCAACCAGTCCATCTCACTTGAAGAATGCAGGCAAATTTGCTTGGATGCCTGCTCCTGCTCTGCTTTCACATACAAGAAGGGACCTGGATTTTGCTATACTAAAGCTGTTCTCTTCAATGGGTATAGCAACCCAAGCTTTCCTGGTGACAACTATATAAAACTACCCAAGAATTTGGGCATATCGACATCCTTAGTCTCCAGAAAGTCTCATCTCATGTGCAACCGGAATATTCCTGAAATTATAGAAGGATCTGCAAGTATGTACGGCATGAACAGTGTCGATAAAAATTGGACAACTTATTATGTGTTTGCAGCAATACTGGGAGCCCTAGTACTGCTCTTTACTAGTACAAGTTGGTGGTTTCTTTCCAGCAAGCAAAACATTCCCAAGTCAATGGAGGCAGGCTACAGGATGGTAACAAGCCAATTCAGGATGTTCACACACCGCGAGTTAAGGGAAGCAACTGGGAAGTTCAAGGAGGAGATTGGAAGAGGGGGCTCTGGAATTGTTTACAGAGGAGTACTTGAAGATAAGCGAGTAGTGGCAGTGAAGAAGCTAACAAACTTCTCACACAGTGAGGAGGAATTGTGGGCAGAAATGAGTATAATTGGAAGGATTAACCACATGAATTTAGTAAGGATGTGGGGGTTTTGTTCTGAGGGTCAACATAAACTACTAGTGTATGAGTATGTGGAGAATGAATCACTTGACAGGTATCTATTTGGTAATGTAAGTAGTGAGAGACTAATTGCATGGAGCCAACGATTCAAAATAGCTTTGGGAACAGCAAGAGGCTTGGCCTATCTCCATCATGAGTGCCTTGAGTGGGTGATCCACTGTGATGTAAAACCAGAGAACATACTCCTGACCCGAGATTTTGAAGCTAAGATAGCAGACTTTGGACTAGCCAAACTCTCAAAGAGAGGCAGCTCAAGTTTCAAGCTCACACACATGAGAGGAACAATGGGGTACATGGCCCCAGAGTGGGCGTTAAACTTGCCAATCAACGCAAAAGTTGATGTCTACAGTTATGGTGTTGTCCTTCTTGAGATTTTGACAGGTACTAGGATATCAAGTGGGATAACTGTCGATGGGATGGAAATCGAACTTAGACAGTTTGTGCAGGTCTTGAAGCAATTTCTGGAGAGTGGAGATGTGAAGGATATAGTTGATCATAGACTGCAAGGTCATTTCAATCCTGAGCAAGCAATGGTAATGTTACAAGTTGCTATAGCTTGTCTTGAAGAAAGAAATAGCAGGCCTACAATGAACGATCTTGTAAAAGAGCTCTTGGCATGTGCTGACCAAGATGATCACCCGGCCTACTCATGGTGA